One segment of Papaver somniferum cultivar HN1 unplaced genomic scaffold, ASM357369v1 unplaced-scaffold_81, whole genome shotgun sequence DNA contains the following:
- the LOC113345318 gene encoding uncharacterized protein LOC113345318 isoform X3, with protein sequence MVDPITPRRKLKWTLPEEAALKSGVNKHGAGKWKNIVSDPEFGPFLVSRTNVDLKDKWRNMTGESSYRPKVKLVPTTTFSKSPKSAICNPADVYTEVKWRGNRADCVPAVVEIIDCFENSRKQDACDESTVSDTGASEGSVEISSSNRSRDEISGMMDNSCNGSLGASAKRNGSLYPIEVLVAAIELIDSHELVRVSEVPTEDILVPDNPKENKLAVPNFLRKRFREKPPQNYAIQKKAVKKFKSSSMVDSSNFDTLMMAVNYVSKNDNDEPEEKETHSLLDNAEKQSEAVLVNKSVAVSSGIHQVLGDMSANSAEDRSLRIRKLASFELSILPEGNTLVSDRLLGIKKLTSFKLGSLQEGNTSIRKSSKVCSSYNKGFSCRNNDQQRAYMSAEKSCREQCLLMANSHGGNMRGCENRQTSNMTSEQQRLQKNFCWRERRKRLDTEAEAYILKDRRRQHSFLLQHPSTNSQKLQAPPAIMGQHVKSECQVLGHDTSVKISSNGFPSYNEKGFAQTVCDRSASQKATQQRRRASIYAKKSVKKLEEHQCLLKRLRRRFLEQNDVGMGQMHRQTTSKLQVICTDHIILSAFILHGNGLVVHGCAAQYSV encoded by the exons ATGGTAGACCCTATAACACCCAGAAGGAAACTGAAATGGACATTACCAGAAGAGGCAGCCCTAAAATCTGGTGTTAACAAACATGGAGCAGGGAAATGGAAAAACATTGTGTCAGATCCTGAATTTGGTCCTTTTCTTGTTTCCCGTACCAATGTTGATTTAAAG GACAAATGGAGGAATATGACTGGTGAGAGTTCTTATAGGCCAAAAGTTAAGTTGGTACCAACAACAACATTCTCAAAGAGTCCAAAAAG TGCCATCTGTAACCCTGCTGATGTGTATACCGAAGTTAAATGGCGGGGAAACCGGGCCGACTGTGTTCCTGCAGTAGTAGAGATTATTGATTGCTTTGAGAATTCAAGAAAGCAGGATGCATGTGATGAAAGTACTGTGTCAGATACTGGGGCAAGTGAGGGTTCGgtagagatatcatcatcaaaTAGGAGTCGTGATGAAATTTCAGGTATGATGGACAACTCCTGTAATGGAAGCTTAGGTGCTTCTGCTAAAAGAAATGGGTCACTTTATCCCATCGAAGTTCTTGTTGCTGCGATAGAATTAATTGATTCTCATGAGCTGGTAAGGGTATCTGAGGTGCCTACAGAAGATATATTGGTACCTGATAATCCAAAAGAGAATAAACTGGCTGTTCCAAACTTTTTGAGAAAGAGATTTAGAGAGAAACCTCCTCAAAACTATGCCATACAAAAAAAGGCAGTAAAGAAGTTTAAAAGTTCGTCAATGGTTGATTCAAGTAATTTTGATACCCTTATGATGGCTGTGAATTATGTCAGTAAGAACGATAATGATGAACCAGAGGAGAAAGAAACTCATAGCTTACTAGACAATGCAGAGAAACAGTCAGAAGCAGTTTTGGTGAATAAATCTGTTGCAGTATCCTCTGGAATACATCAAGTTCTTGGTGATATGTCCGCCAATTCAGCTGAGGATCGGTCGTTAAGGATAAGAAAGCTTGCGAGTTTTGAACTCAGTATTCTACCAGAGGGGAATACTTTAGTTTCTGATCGGTTGTTAGGAATCAAGAAACTCACGAGTTTCAAACTCGGTAGCCTGCAAGAGGGTAATACCTCCATAAGAAAGTCCTCTAAAGTATGTTCTAGTTATAATAAGGGGTTTTCGTGCAGAAACAATGATCAACAGAGAGCATATATGTCTGCTGAAAAGAGTTGCAGAGAGCAATGTCTGTTGATGGCTAATTCGCATGGAGGCAATATGCGTGGATGTGAAAATCGGCAAACTTCAAATATGACCTCCGAACAACAAAGATTGCAAAAGAATTTTTGCTGGCGTGAACGGAGAAAACGACTAGACACAGAAGCTGAGGCATACATCTTGAAAGACAGACGCCGACAACATTCATTTCTGCTGCAACATCCATCGACTAACTCACAGAAACTCCAAGCACCTCCTGCAATAATGGGTCAGCATGTTAAAAGTGAATGTCAAGTGTTGGGCCATGATACTTCAGTGAAGATATCTTCTAATGGGTTCCCTAGTTACAACGAGAAGGGTTTTGCACAAACAGTCTGTGATAGAAGCGCAAGCCAAAAAGCCACCCAACAAAGGAGAAGAGCATCTATATATGCTAAAAAGAGTGTAAAGAAGCTCGAAGAGCATCAATGTTTGCTGAAAAGACTGCGAAGACGCTTCTTGGAACAGAACGATGTTGGTATGGGACAAATGCACAGACAGACAACTAGCAAACTTCAG GTAATATGTACCGACCATATTATACTGTCAGCTTTCATTCTTCACGGCAACG GACTTGTAGTtcatggatgtgcggcccaataCAGTGTTTAG
- the LOC113345318 gene encoding uncharacterized protein LOC113345318 isoform X2: MVDPITPRRKLKWTLPEEAALKSGVNKHGAGKWKNIVSDPEFGPFLVSRTNVDLKDKWRNMTGESSYRPKVKLVPTTTFSKSPKSAICNPADVYTEVKWRGNRADCVPAVVEIIDCFENSRKQDACDESTVSDTGASEGSVEISSSNRSRDEISGMMDNSCNGSLGASAKRNGSLYPIEVLVAAIELIDSHELVRVSEVPTEDILVPDNPKENKLAVPNFLRKRFREKPPQNYAIQKKAVKKFKSSSMVDSSNFDTLMMAVNYVSKNDNDEPEEKETHSLLDNAEKQSEAVLVNKSVAVSSGIHQVLGDMSANSAEDRSLRIRKLASFELSILPEGNTLVSDRLLGIKKLTSFKLGSLQEGNTSIRKSSKVCSSYNKGFSCRNNDQQRAYMSAEKSCREQCLLMANSHGGNMRGCENRQTSNMTSEQQRLQKNFCWRERRKRLDTEAEAYILKDRRRQHSFLLQHPSTNSQKLQAPPAIMGQHVKSECQVLGHDTSVKISSNGFPSYNEKGFAQTVCDRSASQKATQQRRRASIYAKKSVKKLEEHQCLLKRLRRRFLEQNDVGMGQMHRQTTSKLQVICTDHIILSAFILHGNEEKRRMEKWFPFSYVRGGTRIFL, from the exons ATGGTAGACCCTATAACACCCAGAAGGAAACTGAAATGGACATTACCAGAAGAGGCAGCCCTAAAATCTGGTGTTAACAAACATGGAGCAGGGAAATGGAAAAACATTGTGTCAGATCCTGAATTTGGTCCTTTTCTTGTTTCCCGTACCAATGTTGATTTAAAG GACAAATGGAGGAATATGACTGGTGAGAGTTCTTATAGGCCAAAAGTTAAGTTGGTACCAACAACAACATTCTCAAAGAGTCCAAAAAG TGCCATCTGTAACCCTGCTGATGTGTATACCGAAGTTAAATGGCGGGGAAACCGGGCCGACTGTGTTCCTGCAGTAGTAGAGATTATTGATTGCTTTGAGAATTCAAGAAAGCAGGATGCATGTGATGAAAGTACTGTGTCAGATACTGGGGCAAGTGAGGGTTCGgtagagatatcatcatcaaaTAGGAGTCGTGATGAAATTTCAGGTATGATGGACAACTCCTGTAATGGAAGCTTAGGTGCTTCTGCTAAAAGAAATGGGTCACTTTATCCCATCGAAGTTCTTGTTGCTGCGATAGAATTAATTGATTCTCATGAGCTGGTAAGGGTATCTGAGGTGCCTACAGAAGATATATTGGTACCTGATAATCCAAAAGAGAATAAACTGGCTGTTCCAAACTTTTTGAGAAAGAGATTTAGAGAGAAACCTCCTCAAAACTATGCCATACAAAAAAAGGCAGTAAAGAAGTTTAAAAGTTCGTCAATGGTTGATTCAAGTAATTTTGATACCCTTATGATGGCTGTGAATTATGTCAGTAAGAACGATAATGATGAACCAGAGGAGAAAGAAACTCATAGCTTACTAGACAATGCAGAGAAACAGTCAGAAGCAGTTTTGGTGAATAAATCTGTTGCAGTATCCTCTGGAATACATCAAGTTCTTGGTGATATGTCCGCCAATTCAGCTGAGGATCGGTCGTTAAGGATAAGAAAGCTTGCGAGTTTTGAACTCAGTATTCTACCAGAGGGGAATACTTTAGTTTCTGATCGGTTGTTAGGAATCAAGAAACTCACGAGTTTCAAACTCGGTAGCCTGCAAGAGGGTAATACCTCCATAAGAAAGTCCTCTAAAGTATGTTCTAGTTATAATAAGGGGTTTTCGTGCAGAAACAATGATCAACAGAGAGCATATATGTCTGCTGAAAAGAGTTGCAGAGAGCAATGTCTGTTGATGGCTAATTCGCATGGAGGCAATATGCGTGGATGTGAAAATCGGCAAACTTCAAATATGACCTCCGAACAACAAAGATTGCAAAAGAATTTTTGCTGGCGTGAACGGAGAAAACGACTAGACACAGAAGCTGAGGCATACATCTTGAAAGACAGACGCCGACAACATTCATTTCTGCTGCAACATCCATCGACTAACTCACAGAAACTCCAAGCACCTCCTGCAATAATGGGTCAGCATGTTAAAAGTGAATGTCAAGTGTTGGGCCATGATACTTCAGTGAAGATATCTTCTAATGGGTTCCCTAGTTACAACGAGAAGGGTTTTGCACAAACAGTCTGTGATAGAAGCGCAAGCCAAAAAGCCACCCAACAAAGGAGAAGAGCATCTATATATGCTAAAAAGAGTGTAAAGAAGCTCGAAGAGCATCAATGTTTGCTGAAAAGACTGCGAAGACGCTTCTTGGAACAGAACGATGTTGGTATGGGACAAATGCACAGACAGACAACTAGCAAACTTCAG GTAATATGTACCGACCATATTATACTGTCAGCTTTCATTCTTCACGGCAACG AGGAAAAGAGGAGAATGGAAAAGTGGTTTCCGTTCTCATATGTTCGAGGAGGAACAAGAATCTTCTTATAG
- the LOC113345318 gene encoding uncharacterized protein LOC113345318 isoform X1, with the protein MVDPITPRRKLKWTLPEEAALKSGVNKHGAGKWKNIVSDPEFGPFLVSRTNVDLKDKWRNMTGESSYRPKVKLVPTTTFSKSPKSAICNPADVYTEVKWRGNRADCVPAVVEIIDCFENSRKQDACDESTVSDTGASEGSVEISSSNRSRDEISGMMDNSCNGSLGASAKRNGSLYPIEVLVAAIELIDSHELVRVSEVPTEDILVPDNPKENKLAVPNFLRKRFREKPPQNYAIQKKAVKKFKSSSMVDSSNFDTLMMAVNYVSKNDNDEPEEKETHSLLDNAEKQSEAVLVNKSVAVSSGIHQVLGDMSANSAEDRSLRIRKLASFELSILPEGNTLVSDRLLGIKKLTSFKLGSLQEGNTSIRKSSKVCSSYNKGFSCRNNDQQRAYMSAEKSCREQCLLMANSHGGNMRGCENRQTSNMTSEQQRLQKNFCWRERRKRLDTEAEAYILKDRRRQHSFLLQHPSTNSQKLQAPPAIMGQHVKSECQVLGHDTSVKISSNGFPSYNEKGFAQTVCDRSASQKATQQRRRASIYAKKSVKKLEEHQCLLKRLRRRFLEQNDVGMGQMHRQTTSKLQVICTDHIILSAFILHGNGIQNNIQPFNFMKVEIEVVKKRNYGGTQRFIGLEKNGLQSPFHR; encoded by the exons ATGGTAGACCCTATAACACCCAGAAGGAAACTGAAATGGACATTACCAGAAGAGGCAGCCCTAAAATCTGGTGTTAACAAACATGGAGCAGGGAAATGGAAAAACATTGTGTCAGATCCTGAATTTGGTCCTTTTCTTGTTTCCCGTACCAATGTTGATTTAAAG GACAAATGGAGGAATATGACTGGTGAGAGTTCTTATAGGCCAAAAGTTAAGTTGGTACCAACAACAACATTCTCAAAGAGTCCAAAAAG TGCCATCTGTAACCCTGCTGATGTGTATACCGAAGTTAAATGGCGGGGAAACCGGGCCGACTGTGTTCCTGCAGTAGTAGAGATTATTGATTGCTTTGAGAATTCAAGAAAGCAGGATGCATGTGATGAAAGTACTGTGTCAGATACTGGGGCAAGTGAGGGTTCGgtagagatatcatcatcaaaTAGGAGTCGTGATGAAATTTCAGGTATGATGGACAACTCCTGTAATGGAAGCTTAGGTGCTTCTGCTAAAAGAAATGGGTCACTTTATCCCATCGAAGTTCTTGTTGCTGCGATAGAATTAATTGATTCTCATGAGCTGGTAAGGGTATCTGAGGTGCCTACAGAAGATATATTGGTACCTGATAATCCAAAAGAGAATAAACTGGCTGTTCCAAACTTTTTGAGAAAGAGATTTAGAGAGAAACCTCCTCAAAACTATGCCATACAAAAAAAGGCAGTAAAGAAGTTTAAAAGTTCGTCAATGGTTGATTCAAGTAATTTTGATACCCTTATGATGGCTGTGAATTATGTCAGTAAGAACGATAATGATGAACCAGAGGAGAAAGAAACTCATAGCTTACTAGACAATGCAGAGAAACAGTCAGAAGCAGTTTTGGTGAATAAATCTGTTGCAGTATCCTCTGGAATACATCAAGTTCTTGGTGATATGTCCGCCAATTCAGCTGAGGATCGGTCGTTAAGGATAAGAAAGCTTGCGAGTTTTGAACTCAGTATTCTACCAGAGGGGAATACTTTAGTTTCTGATCGGTTGTTAGGAATCAAGAAACTCACGAGTTTCAAACTCGGTAGCCTGCAAGAGGGTAATACCTCCATAAGAAAGTCCTCTAAAGTATGTTCTAGTTATAATAAGGGGTTTTCGTGCAGAAACAATGATCAACAGAGAGCATATATGTCTGCTGAAAAGAGTTGCAGAGAGCAATGTCTGTTGATGGCTAATTCGCATGGAGGCAATATGCGTGGATGTGAAAATCGGCAAACTTCAAATATGACCTCCGAACAACAAAGATTGCAAAAGAATTTTTGCTGGCGTGAACGGAGAAAACGACTAGACACAGAAGCTGAGGCATACATCTTGAAAGACAGACGCCGACAACATTCATTTCTGCTGCAACATCCATCGACTAACTCACAGAAACTCCAAGCACCTCCTGCAATAATGGGTCAGCATGTTAAAAGTGAATGTCAAGTGTTGGGCCATGATACTTCAGTGAAGATATCTTCTAATGGGTTCCCTAGTTACAACGAGAAGGGTTTTGCACAAACAGTCTGTGATAGAAGCGCAAGCCAAAAAGCCACCCAACAAAGGAGAAGAGCATCTATATATGCTAAAAAGAGTGTAAAGAAGCTCGAAGAGCATCAATGTTTGCTGAAAAGACTGCGAAGACGCTTCTTGGAACAGAACGATGTTGGTATGGGACAAATGCACAGACAGACAACTAGCAAACTTCAG GTAATATGTACCGACCATATTATACTGTCAGCTTTCATTCTTCACGGCAACGGTATACAAAACAACATTCAACCATTTAATTTCATGAAAGTAGAAATAGAAGTAGTAAAAAAAAGGAATTACGGTGGCACACAAAGGTTTATTGGGCTTGAGAAAAATGGGCTTCAAAGCCCATTTCACCGATAA